In the Helicobacter typhlonius genome, one interval contains:
- a CDS encoding NAD(P)H-dependent oxidoreductase, producing the protein MQTLLIFSHTFWADSKVNRALLEAAKALPNVRIHNLNEIYKDGKIDVDSEIKLLQESEKIIFQFPLFWFSTPALMKEWQDLVLSKIHYSANPKLLEGKKFSIITTAGGEAKSYDGHHGYSLETLLSPIKQAFSYSFCDVLESYAIFKAKPDNLPVQEYLKQLQ; encoded by the coding sequence ATGCAAACACTTCTTATTTTTTCACACACATTTTGGGCGGATTCTAAAGTCAATAGGGCTTTATTAGAAGCAGCAAAGGCGTTGCCAAATGTCCGCATTCATAATCTCAATGAAATCTACAAAGACGGCAAGATTGATGTAGATTCTGAAATCAAGCTATTACAGGAGAGTGAGAAAATCATTTTTCAATTTCCGCTCTTTTGGTTTAGCACACCCGCGCTAATGAAAGAATGGCAGGATTTAGTTTTAAGCAAGATTCACTATTCTGCCAATCCAAAGCTTTTAGAGGGCAAAAAATTTAGTATCATCACTACCGCGGGTGGTGAGGCAAAAAGCTATGACGGACACCACGGATACAGCCTAGAAACACTGCTTTCACCGATTAAACAAGCATTTAGCTATTCGTTTTGTGATGTTTTAGAATCATACGCTATCTTTAAAGCAAAGCCCGATAATCTCCCTGTGCAAGAATATCTCAAACAATTACAATAA
- a CDS encoding pyridoxamine 5'-phosphate oxidase family protein: MRRKDRILDENKAKEIMHKARYCVLSSAPACVSDFELPKKVEQSGQKESYEIFSIPVSFVYAENTLFIHTAKAGRKIAFFKDNTLICAVFVGDVEVPNLFSEEELQQIARDEPKKLGSHVFTTEYESVIAYGRIRQILNYEEQNRAMALLCQKYMPDKAAFVQHSVDTERKHLNVYGIELIHISAKAKIL; this comes from the coding sequence ATGAGACGAAAAGATAGAATACTTGATGAAAACAAGGCAAAAGAGATTATGCACAAAGCGCGTTATTGTGTGCTAAGCTCCGCTCCTGCGTGTGTGAGCGACTTTGAGCTACCCAAAAAGGTGGAGCAAAGCGGACAAAAGGAATCTTATGAGATTTTTAGTATTCCTGTGTCGTTTGTGTATGCGGAGAATACGCTCTTTATCCATACAGCAAAGGCGGGGCGCAAAATCGCTTTTTTTAAAGATAATACGCTTATATGTGCGGTATTTGTCGGCGATGTTGAAGTGCCAAATTTATTTAGCGAGGAGGAGCTGCAGCAAATCGCGCGTGATGAGCCAAAAAAGCTTGGCAGCCACGTTTTTACTACCGAGTATGAGAGTGTAATCGCCTATGGGCGCATAAGGCAGATTCTCAATTATGAGGAGCAAAATAGAGCTATGGCTCTGCTGTGTCAAAAGTATATGCCTGATAAGGCGGCATTTGTGCAACATTCTGTGGATACGGAGCGAAAGCATTTGAATGTCTATGGCATAGAGCTTATTCATATCAGCGCAAAGGCGAAGATTCTCTAA
- a CDS encoding ankyrin repeat domain-containing protein, with protein MLHILSRARDFKEIINMGGIANTTPLMIAADSANLDMIKFLLSNGANIKDKANDGLNVTMFATMSRAKPQKVIEVIEFLLANGVPSVLQKLARERYETKR; from the coding sequence ATGCTCCACATTCTTTCCCGCGCACGAGATTTTAAGGAAATTATCAATATGGGTGGTATAGCAAACACAACACCGCTTATGATAGCTGCAGATAGCGCAAATCTTGATATGATTAAATTTCTTTTATCAAATGGAGCAAATATTAAGGACAAAGCAAATGATGGTTTGAATGTTACGATGTTTGCCACAATGAGTCGCGCTAAACCCCAAAAAGTAATAGAAGTTATTGAATTTTTACTCGCAAATGGTGTGCCCTCTGTTTTGCAAAAACTTGCAAGGGAGCGATATGAGACGAAAAGATAG
- the leuC gene encoding 3-isopropylmalate dehydratase large subunit, translating into MGMTMSQKILADRAGLEKVKANDLIMAKLDMVLGNDITTPVAINAFKAAKFQKVFDKSKISLVMDHFAPNKDIKAATQSAQCRCFANDFDIKHYYDVGNMGVEHALLPEQGIVTIGDLIIGADSHTCTYGALGAFSTGVGSTDMAVGMATGEAWFKVPKAMKFNLKGKLRPYVSGKDVILHIIGKIGVDGALYKSMEFSGEGLKSLTIDDRLCIANMAIEAGAKNGIFEVDDITIEYAKGRTSREFRIYKADDDAEYEQVFDIDLDSINHTVAFPHLPENTKEKDNWGEIKIDQVVIGSCTNGRLSDMAVAAKILKDKKIAKNTRCIIIPATQNIYLECINRGYLETFIKAGAVVSTPTCGPCLGGHMGILAANEKCVATTNRNFVGRMGHITSEVYLSSPEVAAASAVRGILSAPEDIA; encoded by the coding sequence ATGGGAATGACAATGAGTCAAAAGATTCTCGCAGATAGGGCGGGATTAGAAAAAGTCAAAGCAAATGATTTGATTATGGCAAAGCTTGATATGGTGCTAGGAAACGATATCACCACGCCTGTGGCGATTAATGCCTTTAAAGCAGCGAAATTTCAAAAAGTCTTTGATAAAAGTAAAATCTCTTTGGTAATGGACCATTTCGCCCCAAACAAAGACATCAAAGCCGCTACACAAAGCGCACAATGCCGCTGCTTTGCCAATGACTTTGATATTAAACATTACTATGATGTGGGGAATATGGGCGTGGAACACGCGCTTTTGCCCGAGCAAGGCATTGTAACTATTGGCGATTTGATTATCGGTGCGGATTCTCACACTTGCACCTATGGTGCGCTTGGGGCGTTTAGCACAGGTGTGGGAAGCACAGATATGGCGGTAGGAATGGCAACCGGCGAAGCGTGGTTTAAAGTGCCAAAGGCGATGAAGTTTAACCTCAAAGGCAAGTTGCGCCCTTATGTGAGTGGCAAAGATGTGATTTTACATATCATTGGCAAAATCGGCGTTGATGGTGCGCTGTATAAAAGTATGGAATTTAGTGGTGAAGGCTTAAAGAGCCTCACTATTGATGATAGGCTTTGCATTGCGAATATGGCGATTGAAGCGGGGGCGAAAAATGGAATCTTTGAAGTTGATGACATCACGATTGAATATGCCAAAGGACGCACAAGCCGTGAGTTTAGAATCTACAAAGCTGATGATGATGCAGAATATGAGCAAGTCTTTGATATTGATTTAGATTCAATTAATCACACCGTGGCATTCCCGCATTTGCCTGAAAACACAAAAGAAAAGGATAATTGGGGTGAAATAAAAATTGACCAAGTTGTCATTGGCTCTTGCACAAATGGGCGATTAAGCGATATGGCGGTGGCTGCGAAGATTCTAAAAGATAAAAAAATCGCCAAAAACACGCGTTGCATTATTATCCCCGCTACGCAAAACATTTATTTAGAATGTATCAATCGCGGGTATTTGGAGACTTTCATCAAAGCGGGGGCGGTGGTTTCCACACCTACTTGCGGACCTTGTCTTGGCGGACATATGGGAATCTTAGCTGCTAATGAAAAATGCGTAGCCACAACAAACCGCAATTTTGTAGGGAGAATGGGACATATCACAAGCGAAGTGTATCTCTCTTCACCCGAAGTGGCAGCAGCAAGTGCTGTGCGTGGGATTCTAAGCGCACCAGAGGATATTGCGTAA